TCCCTATTTTTGTCAATTGCTTTGTTGTTAACTATTCCTTTCTTGTTCCTTAACCTCTTCCACCTTTTCAGGCGTGCATTTGTTTTTAATTCATTTATATCGTTACTTATATGTATGTAGTAATATATTTATTTAATCTTAATCATGAATATTTTGTTTGATTACCAAATAATGATATAATAATAATTGGTAAATGCTATTTTATAAGGGAGTGAATCGATGAGAGAAAAAAAGATTTTAAATCTTTTGGGTTTTGCTTCTCGAAGTAGGTCTTTTGTTTTCGGAAAAGATGGAATTAGAGCTTATATTCGGGGAAATCAGAAAAACAAGATAATTATTATTGCATCTGACACTGGAGACGCGGTTAAAGAAGATACTGTTAAAAGATGCAAGAGCCACGGTATTATATATTATATCCTTAAAGATTATAATAAAGAAGATTTATCTAATGCAATGGGTAAATTAGAGATTAGCGTAGTAGGCGTAACTGATGAGAACCTTGCTGCAGGAATTATTGACTTAGTAAAAAACGGAGGTGAAAATGATGCCAAAG
The DNA window shown above is from Geotoga petraea and carries:
- a CDS encoding L7Ae/L30e/S12e/Gadd45 family ribosomal protein, with protein sequence MREKKILNLLGFASRSRSFVFGKDGIRAYIRGNQKNKIIIIASDTGDAVKEDTVKRCKSHGIIYYILKDYNKEDLSNAMGKLEISVVGVTDENLAAGIIDLVKNGGENDAKDQSI